Genomic window (Macadamia integrifolia cultivar HAES 741 unplaced genomic scaffold, SCU_Mint_v3 scaffold1736, whole genome shotgun sequence):
acaccgccggtgaaaggagaaccacttttgttgtatctgtctgtgggagaatattccatgggctcattgctagcacagaaggagacagaaataggggcagagcatgccatatattacctcagcaataagttcttagaatatgagacatggtatacatctttagaaagaacttGTCCTAGGTTGATTTGAGCAAtgaaaaggttacgacactacatggtatggtttcctatccggtgcacttgatttcaaggatggatcccatcaaatacctcttcgagaaaccagccctaaccgGAAGGATGGCCCACTGGTTGCTTTTAGTATCAGAGTTTGCATCACCTATGtaactcaaaaatctatcaaagggtaggccatagccaatcatttggctacccaccccacagaagatggaagatccttggatgattcctttcctgatgaaggaatcacagcaaTAGAGAAAGatgacacagttaatgaatggcagttattctttgatggggcAGCCAATCAGAAGAGATGCCGTGtaagaatattgcttgtcactcctgatggccttcatttgccttcatcattttgcctcgactttccctgtaccaacaatattgccgaatatgaagcttgtgctttgggactcaaaactgctttgactattggagtgaaaaggatcaaggtttacggtgaatcatccatcgtcatctgcaagacacagggaaagtgaaaaactagagatgaaaagttaaagccatatcaataacatctggaagaggtggctggacactttgagaagatctcatttgaatacttccagagagataacaataggtttgctgatgcccttgcaaccttggcttccatggtagaatgctaccctatggctagggttcgaccattcttggtggaaaaaagaagcaggcccatatatcaaaattcagtgaactctctcactgtggatggtcagtcttagttctctcacatagtggatttcatcaaggaaaggaagtgcccagttgaagcaactgacaaagAAAAAAGGTTTCTGAGAAGAtttgccacccagtttattcttcaagaggatctattatacaagagatcctatgacggaatacagttgttgtgtgtagatgaggaacaagctacaaccatcatggaggaaattcatcaaggtctttgtggatcccatatgaatgccaagatgttatctatgaagatcctcaagctaggatattactggaacaccatggaagcagattgtgtagactttgtcaagaaatgccacaaatgtcagatatttatcaacatcatacatatcctgccaacagagttgcattcgctcagttcaccttggctattctccacttggggcatcgatatcattagaaaggtcaaccccaaaggaTCCAATGGTTACAAGTTcattttggtagccattgattatttcaccaagtgggtagaagctcagtcctacgcggacctcacatctactaaggtggcaaaattcatccaagaaaatatcatttctcgatatggagtacctcaagattgatatcagatcagggatctcaATTCTGGGGCAAAACCGATAAAATCTACACGAAGTTCGGtttcaaaaggcatcgctctaccacttacaagccgCAGACCAATAGGGTAGTAGAAGCAGgaaacaaaaacatcaaagtcattctaCAGAAAATGGCGGAAACatataaggattgggctgataagttcccccttgccttatgggcataccagacttttgtacgatccttgacaggagcaacccctttctctttggtatatggggttgaggcagttctacctatGGAAATTCTAGTActatccctaagggtgctccttaatagtcagctacttgaaggaaagtgggtgaaggccaaatatgatgagctcaattttctcgatgaaaggctaTGAAAGCTGtggataatctgaaaaaatatcaattgagaatggccagggcctttaacaaggatgtgaagccccgccacatagaggagggtgaacttgttcttcgagaacaaagagccccaattcatgacccaagaagGAAATTCAGGCTCAATTGAAccggcccattcactatcaaagagattttaccaagCAAGGCTTTGAAACTCATAGATcacaacggcaaagaaatacctggattggtcaacatggattaactcaagaaatattatgtctgaaagggtgaatagcctgaactacgtcagacctaattccttttgagggatacgtaggcaacttgacatgttcaagtgcggtcttaaccatctaaaggcaataaattggttcctcaatTAATAACCGAAGTATCTTAagagatcatcatagtttgtgtcccccaagaatcgccatttggcattaaaggccattaggtatctatcatccaaccattggtccatcacttcttatccaggattttatcccccaagaaccaccatttggcataaaaggtcattaggtatctatcatccacccattagtccatcaactcttatccaggattccatcccctaaaaggAAATCGCCACTCAGCATTAGTTTATCAATGCTAGTTTGtcccccacccttgatcagttaaaaaaaaaaaagagcttgatgcaacagtggtaaaggcttgtttgagtcattggctaatgagtaatgctttgataaatcatcatatttcttttgtttgtgatgatttcaggaaaattcatgagttcgttggatgagatgttgaggaaatggaccttggacataaacatgagggcgcCGAGATTGCTGAAATCGATCGGATCGGGTGCgtgaaattacatcatcagCTACTCCGGCAGGTGCcttaacactgggatgccaacctacatgtatttcgatttggattagtagagatctacctaactctcgaagaattctgggTATGTATGCTATCcccacccaaaggcaggttgttccaaccatctttaaagaaagattatttagagaaaattcaaaacttctttagatggaaagaagaggaagtgaagtgATTTGTTAGGTacgggaagattgacattctgaaattggcccagatcttcatccaataccTATCAATGGGAGGAacccatcaacagagatcacaagatgcttatttactttgcatgatagctcgctatgttcttcgAACTCCCAGGCTTGGTGCACTACCCGTGctaattgaggtggtaaaatagttgaagaagggaggtgacatcatccctacggttctagcaaaaacattcaagggatttgatgacataagcCATGGCCaaagattcagactagatcattatcaagggagtcttgttatttttcagatttggctcctcgagaaactgaagttaactaaaccattaaaaggagacccactcgaagctctttgctaccaagacaagagggaagttttggaatttgaccttatcactgattgggagaagtacctgcaaAAAAGGATTGTGCAAGATATcatatggaggtgcccagggaggccacaagcaAATTTTCTagtgaagacccctggctacaattatgtcaggttgatagGATTGACTCAcatatccttttattttccaatgTACATcggccgacaatatgggcttgagATGACAGATCcaaaggagttagtgaactttcacccacctcaagagctgtctccccaccttgttactcacctatcctatctatggtagaaaaattgttttcctttttatgtaattcacttggtaatagaatgaggaagtatttggattcttgtgttatcccgattattctaattatgacttgagttatggaattgattatgcctaaacattgcaaaaaaaaaaaatattttctttgtaccaaagatatgttttcattcataagatgctaaaataaaatgatgaacaaacaagggggagggaaaaagaaaaaagaaaatatacatgtgtttgtgtttacaggaaatacacGAACAAATCCCTaatgggtcaaaagtcatcatttgaaccatactctgaatcatccccatggagtaTAGGGGAACTCAcggatgctagtccagtctgcTTCAGCCTCTGTGTCATGTCCTAAATCAGTGCATCTTGCTGTGCAATTTTCTGCTCATAGGAACTagcttggctctccaaggtggccatcctcccatcctaaggaatataggaaaggatcaataaagaataatgaaagaagaagggaaaaaagaaaaaagaaagaggaaagtatgaaataccttggcaaccattgcctcgcacaggccataatgcatcctcctgatctcagaatagacctcctgagacacctgagaaagagtatatcagccaaaggaagtcaagagtcaattgaaggatgatcaaatactcacatagtcataaggaatgggcagcccaagggaaacATCTACATCTGTTCTCCGCTCCAGAAGATGGGGGAGACTTGGGTTGGCCGCATTGGGATAGCACCAAGCAGGGAAACCACAGAAGGGGATGTTGGCTACTACGAGAGACCCAcctgcactagtagagggtcccgCTTTTGAAGGATCAACAGCACTGATGTGCGACCGAACAATAGAAGGGTCTACACAtcgtgttctcccctgaaagaacatcactccagaccaaaagaagaaagaatttgaaggaaatactcaagaaagggcaatataccactggaccattaggaccaagaggggtgcatactatctcctcctccaggaatgctctgtagtccctatgcCTGTCaaaaaatgagtcatcccatactccttcaGTCAAACTCTCAATCTCGTCCGCACGGATGACCTCTGagcagtgcatagtgggtggaggaagattgGGAGAGAAGCGTGACTCGACATCCAACCACTAGggaactactctctctcccagatACCAGACGTGGCCCCATATGCCCTGGAAAGGACTCGGTTCTTAGATAATTGTCCAGCCAATGTAACTCCATCAGAATCTGAAAATATAAGGcactggaatggtctccaagtgacctacaaatccaaggaaaagtaagcatagcacaagataaaaggaatttcagtatcaaatgtggcatacctcagtgagattgTTTAAAAGAGAATGAgtagtggtccccggaggatggcgtcGAGCCCTAagcacctgattatctccccaccttgtggcTATAGGGAAGAAAAATGCCTGACGCTCCCTCTGTCTGGAAGTTAAaatccccaagtgctcaaagcaccaaggctgtttcaagagattaaagtaagaaagtgcaatccaaatgaatgaaaggaaataggtacaagaaggaaaattacctggaggatgaaGCCCGCGTctttgagacctcggtctccatatgacaacagaTTTAGGGTCCgcaagagatatgcataggtagccccaccctagtcccaagaatctactgcCTCAAGATTCTGAAAGAAGAACACCAAGcaaatgtctactccccctcggaggtcactaaaaaggcaTTGACCCACAACAAATAGCAAGAAAGAATGGGCCACCTATGCCATATTGCCTAGGTTCACCCACAGGCCAGTTCTCCACCATCATGCACTGATCTCCCCTAGACGGATATATATCTGGTTAGCCACAATAGTAAGGCCTGTCAAGTCTGCAAACTCCCTGACAGTCGAAGTCCCAAGTAAGGCCATAGGTCTACCCCCatatggaatgcctgtcaaggcataaaaaGCATAGAGGCATGATGGTGATCTTGCCaataagaagataaaaagaatgagaactcggccaccaccgctccattaGGGCCCCCACCAGTGCCAGATTGAACTTCTGGGTTTCTACAAGGGCTAACCAGTACAAGTATgatgaatcaaccatctccttcactctacgaggaagcatcctgtaccatgactgaaccatgttcggatggccatacagggccaaggttggtggttccctcccctcatgctattggaaataaagaatatacaaaaaaaaaaaaaaaacaacaacaacaacataaagataataaaaaaaaaaaaaaaacaaaaaaaaaacaaaacaaaacaagaataaaagatgatcaaaataatgaatgaaatgtaaagacttagccaagaaccccatacagagttgcagatgtggttccaactattgtgaagagtctgcccagAGTACCAATCGGCCAAGCCCTCATCCCTTTGGGAAGAACTACTGTAACCCTCCAactggatttctccacaagtctttctctttcttctttcaaccatatttctcAAAATcacaagaagccccaaaaatttttccaatttgcacaaaagcccacaagaatgtcaaattcagtcaagaacaagatgaagatctttaagaacaagttgaagaacttcaagaacaaaatgaacaacttcaagaaaaacctaaaGTTTCTAGAAACCCGAATCCACTCACTCACGAATCgttcttcactcagaaaagttagaatgaggaatgaacAAAGGAGTGGGgacattttataggaaaaaattcgttttcccaaaaaaaaaattgagattctaatcccaaggtgcaaatcaaagtttctaactaccaaataccaaattcaaagtTATGttggtggtagttgcaaattattcacatgagaaatggaaagtgaaaatcaaaaggaaggtaaaattcaattcatgtggtaggtaaaaattatTCTCATGAGaaatggaaagagaaaatcaaaaggaatgtaaaattcaaattcatgtggtaggtggaaattatatcacaagaaaaaaaggaaagtaaaggtcaaaattttattaatgagTAAAAGAATTTCTCATGGTCAACATTCAAggtaaaaagcaaaaagcaagatcaatggtaaaagaaaaatcaataataaaggcaagattccaaatcaagctgCCAAAAATGCTCCACCTCAAAAGACTCAGCGGACTTATAAAACAGCTGCAACTCATAACCTTGCCATACCTATGGCAGAATTCATGTGGGACCGTGTCGGTATTTAGATATCTCCTGCTATAATTATGGAGAAAAGGGCCATACATCCAAGGTTTTCCATAAGCCTAAACGATTGACCCCACTACCCCTTGAACAAATCAGCCACCATCTCAGGGCCAGCCTCCACACCAGCCTTATCAAGGGCACCAATGTAATTCACCTGCACCAGGAAACCAAGCTCCTAAGGCTCCAAATAGAGTCTTTTCTCTTTCAGCGAAGGAAAATGCTACCATGGTGATAGGCACCCTTACTCAATTTAAGTTTAAAGTTTCTCCCTATTGATTGAACATAGTACCACGCAACCAGGAAACAATTGTACTTACACTTAAACAATCAAAACATGaactatttttgtttcttctcaacCTGCTTATGCACTTTTTGATATTGGAGCAACACACTCCTTTATATCAAAGAATTTCGCTCAGAAACTATCCTTAACGCCAAGCCCTCTTGAACATAAACTAGTTGTATCTCTACCTTCAGGAGAGATTTTAATTGCCGACAAGATGTATACATCTTGCCCTGTCCAAGTAGGAACAAAAACTCTAAAGGCAGACCTGGTACTACTAGAGATGAAAGACTTGGACGTAATTTTTGGCCTAGATTGGCTATCCACTCATAGGGCAACAATATTATGTCACGAGAAGGAAATCTTGTTTAGACTCGAAACTAGGAAAGAATTTAAATTCTTCAGGATGAAGAAAGACAAACCAACCCCGCCTATCATTTCAGTCGTGAAGGCAAGGAGGCTACTTACCGAAGGATGTCAAGGATTCCTAATGGCTATAGtagaggaaaagaaggaaatcaaGACAGAGGACATAGAGATAGTCAGGGACTTCCCCGATGTCTTCCTAGCAGACCTCGATGGTGTACCACCAGAAAGGGAAGTTGAATTCGATAGACCTGATCCCTAGTACAGCACCAATCTCAATGGCACCCTACCGGATGGCTCCAGTAGAATTAAGGGAATTGAAGAAGCAACTACAGGATTGTTAGAGAAGGGATAAATTAGACCGAGTATATCACCgtggggtccaccagtcctatccgtgaagaagaaagatgggaccATACGATTGTGTATTAACTACCGTGAGCTAAATAAGGTTACAATAAAGAACAGATACCCTTTGCCTAGAATTGATGATCTAGTGTATTCTCTAAAATAGATTTGCATTCTGGGTACCATCAACTTTGAGTGAGGAAGGAAGACATACCAAAAACGGCATTCAGAACACactatggacattatgagttcatAGTTATACCGGTTGGTTTAACCAATGGACCAGCTATGTTCATGGACCTTATGAATCGTGTCTTTCATTATTACTTGGATCATTTTGTGATAGTGTTCATCGACGAAATTCTGATCTATTCCTAAAACAAGGAGGACTATACTGAACACTTGGAGATCACACTATGGAAGCTGCAGGAGAAGCAATTATATGCCAAGCTGAGTAAGTGCGACTTTTGGCTCGATCAGGTGATGTTCTTAGGTCATGTGATCCCTGTAGAGGGAATTTCAGTAAATCCTACAAAATTCAAGATAGTAACCAAATGGGCTATACCCACCTCAGTGACTGAGATTTGAAGCTTTTTAGGAATGACTGGATATTATAGAAGATTTATTGAAGGCTTCTCCAACATTTCCATACCATTAACCACTTTCACCAAAAAAGTTTAGATGGACGGAAGCATGTAATAAAGCTTTTGAGAAGCTGAAGAGGAAGTTGGTGACTGTGCCTATCCTAACCTTACCTAAAGTGACAGTTGGAATGGTGATCTACTGCGATGCATCCTTGAGAGGTTTGGGTTGTGTGATGATGCAGCACGGAAGTGTTATAGCCTACGCTTCTAGGCAACTCAAAGACTATGAGAGAAATTAccctactcatgacttggagttaGCAGCAGTAGTATTTGCACTGAAGATTTGGAggcactacttgtatggtgagaggTGTATACATAGATCACAAAAGCCTCAAATACATTTCCACTCAGAGGGAGCTGAACATGAGGTAGCGTAATGGCTGGAATTGAtcaaggactatgattgtgacatcCTATATCATCTAGGAAAGGCTAATTTGGTTTCTAATGCACTCAGTAGGAAACCACAGGGGCTGTCCGCAGCTCTGTTGGATGAATGAGTGAAGTTGAAAGAAGAGATTGATGACTTCGAATTGGGCCTGATTGTTAGTAGACCTAAGGCCTTATTTTTCCACTTGGTTATCCAATAATGGTCTTTAATGGACCAAATCAAAGAGGgtcaattgaaggatgagaGATTAACCAAAGTTAGGCAGGCGATTCAGGAAGAGAAGGTCACACCATTCAATATAGCCATGGATGGCATCATCAAAATAGGTGAACGACTGTGTGTAGCCACCGATAAAGATATAAGGATGATGATTCTGACCAAAGCTCATAGCACACcttactccattcaccctgggAGCACCAAGATGTATCGTGATCTAAAAGAATGATATTGGTGGGACAATATGAAGAGAGATATTTCCAACTTTGTTAGAAAGTGCTTGACTTGTCAACAAGTGAAGGCTGAACATCAATGACCTTCTGGACTCCTAAAACCATTAAAAATTCCATAGTGGAAATGGGAGTCCATCATAATGGACTTAATCACTGCATTGCCCAAGACTCCAAAAGGTCATGATGCTATATGGGTTGTGGTGGATCGTCTAACTAAATCCTCCCATTTTATTCCCTATTCCATGAAGTATACCGTAGAGACAATGACTCAATTGTATGTTGATCAGGTATTACCATAGAGATTCCAGATTCACCTCTCGATTCTGGAAAGGGGTACAAGAGGCTATAGGAACAGAGTTGAAGTTTAGCACTACTTTTCATCCTCAGATAGACGGACAGATAGAGAGATTAAATCAAATCATTGAAGACATGCTTCGGGCATGTGCTTTAGACCTGAAGGGCAGTTGGGAGAAGCATCTTCATTTGGTTGAGTTCGCTTATAACAACAGCTTTCAAGCGACCATTGGAATGACTCCTTATGAAGCCTTGTATGGGAGGAAATTGTTTTGGGATGAGGTTGGGGAAAAGAAGTTAGCCAAGCCTGACTTAATCAATGAGTCACAAGAGAAAGTCCAACTTATTCGGTTGAGGATCAAGGCAGCCCAAGATAGATAGAAAAGTTATGTTGATACAAAAATGAGAGAACTAAAATTTTTTGAGGGTGATAATGTGTTCTTGAAGATCGCACCGATGAAAGGAATAGTCAGATTTGGGAAGAAAGGCAAGTTGAGTCCCCGGTTTATCGGACCTTTTGCAATCTTGAAGAAGGTTGGAACTATGGCACACCAGCACGCTCTACCACCCACCCTATCTGGAGTACATGATGTTTTCCATATGTCTTTACTCTGGAAGTATGTAACAGACCCATCACATGTCTTGAGTTATGAGTCGTTGCAATTGGACACCAATCTGACTTATGAAGAGTCACCTGTACAAATCCAAGATCGCAAAGACCAAGTGCTACGAAGACGTACTATTCCGTATGTGAAAATTCTCTAAAAACACTAAGGTACTACTGAGGCTTCATGAGAACTAGAAGAGGATATACGGGCTAGATATCCACAACTATTTGGTGAACCAGGTAAACTTTGAATCTAAGT
Coding sequences:
- the LOC122064728 gene encoding uncharacterized protein LOC122064728; translation: MFFQGRTRCVDPSIVRSHISAVDPSKAGPSTSAGGSLVVANIPFCGFPAWCYPNAANPSLPHLLERRTDVDVSLGLPIPYDYVSQEVYSEIRRMHYGLCEAMVAKDGRMATLESQASSYEQKIAQQDALI